Sequence from the Anaerolineae bacterium genome:
CGCCGTGGCGGTTGACCCCGCCGTGGCGGTTGACCCCGCCGTGGCGGTTGACCCCGCCGTGGCGGTTGACCCCGCCGTGGCGGTTGAATACGTCCCGGCAGTTGAACCGGCCTCGGCGCCGGCGGCAACAATCGGCCGGCAGCCAACCACAGAGATAACCTCTCCTCAACCGGCTCAACCCGAAGAATACCGGGCCATTTTTGAGGCCATTGGCGACGGCGTTATTGTCAGCGATACCTCGGGCCGGGTGCGGTTGGTCAACAAATCAGCCGAGCGTATTCTGGGCCACACCCGCCAAGAGTTAGTGGGACAGCCTATCGGCACCATTTACGGCCAAATTGATTCGGGCGAAACGATTGAAAATTTAGTGGTTGCTTTCTCGCGCCGTAACCAGCCCTTGCCCACCTTTGCTGAAAAGGATGACCGGGCCATCCAGGGGCGGCTCATTCCCTGGCGCAATGCCCAGAGCGAGTGGTTGGGCATTATCGCTGTTTTTCGGGATATTACTCCCGAAGTAAAAGCCGATAGGGCGCGTGATGATTTTGTGATAGCCCTTTCCCATGAATTGCGCGCGCCATTGACCACCATCAAGGGCTACACCGAATTGATCACCCAGGGCGCGTTGGGCGAGTATTCGCCGGAACAACTCCGTATCCAGCGACAGGTGTTGAGCAGCGCCGAACAGATGGTGGAAGTGCTGGACAATGCCATTCAGATCACCACGGAACGCCGACATCGCCCTATGGCCCGGTTTGAGGAAGTGGATGTGGCCAAACTGATCAACGAAGCGTTGCGTGAAATTGCGCCTCTGGCCGAAGTGCGAAACTTAAACCTGATCCGAGAAATCAGAAGCGAACTGCCCCTTATTGCGGCTGACCGCAGACACCTGCGCATCATCCTGGACAACCTGCTGTCCAATGCCTGCCGGTTTACGCCCCGTGGCGGGCGCGTAACCCTGCGGGTCTGGGTGGCGGAACCGGAACGTAAATATCCTTATCCTCACTTAATTCTGTCGGTGGCCGATAACGGGGTGGGTATTCCCAAAGAAGAGTTTGACCGCATTTTTAAGCCTTTTTACCAACTTGTCCCCAAAGACCTGGATGAACAAAGCGGCATGGGCATGGGCCTGGCCGTCGTCAAAGAGTTGGTTGAACTGCACCATGGCCGGGTGTGGGTTGAAAGCACCGTGGGTGTAGGCTCTATGTTTCAGGTGGCTTTGCCCATTAGCCAGGAATATTAGCGCGTCTAACCACGCGACTCGCCTTTATGTCCCCCCTTGTGCTATAATTTTGCCTGCCAAAAATAATTTCAAGAGGGTTTATCATTGAAATGCCGGACGATAACAATGCCATTTCGATTCTCATTGTGGAAGACGATGAGACTTTACTGGAGACATTAACTTACAATTTGGAAAGAGAAGGCTACACCGTTTTTACGGCTATGGACGGTTCAGCCGGGTTAGAAGTGGCCCGCGCCCAGTTGCCCGATTTGCTGATCTTGGATGTGATGTTGCCGGAATTGGATGGCTTGTCGGTGTGCCGGATTCTGCGGCGGGAGATGGATGTGCCCATCATTATGCTCACCGCCCGTTCCAGTGAGGTGGATAAAATTATTGGCCTCGACTCTGGCGCAGATGACTATATTACTAAACCCTTTAGCCTGGGTGAATTTTTGGCCCGTGTGCGGGCTGCGTTGCGCCGCAAACCTAAATCGGCCACGCCCGACCAACTCCAATCTGGCGACATATCCCTGGACCTGGTGGGGCGCAGAGTGTACAAGGGGGATGCAGAACTGAACCTGAGTCACAAAGAGTTTGACCTGTTGGCCGAACTGATGCGCAATCAGGGTTTGGTCCTCTCCCGTGATCTGTTGCTAACCAAAGTGTGGGGCTACGATTACATTGGGGAGTCGCGCACCGTTGACGTGCACGTGCGCTGGCTGCGGGAAAAGATTGAAGATGAACCCTCAAACCCCAAACGCATTACCACTGTGCGCAGTGTGGGCTACCGTTTTGAAGGCTAATTTTAGCCTCGCCGCCCGGTAATGTAAGCCTCGGTTAATTCTTTTTGGGGCGCTCTAAAAAGCTGTGCAGTTTTATTGAACTCTACCAATTCCCCCAGCCAAAAAAAGCCGGTCCAGTCGGAGGCCCGCGCGGCCTGTTGCATGTTGTGGGTAACAATCACAATGGTGTAGGTTTTGGCCAAGCGCCGCATTAAATCCTCAATGTGCAGCGTGGCCACCGGGTCCAGCGCCGAGCAAGGTTCATCCATCAAAATCACTTCCGGCTTCACCGCAATTGTTCGGGCAATGCATAGTCGCTGTTGTTGGCCCGGATTCAAACCCTGCGCCGGCGCATCCAGCCGGTGCTTCACTTCATCCCACAAAACTGCCCCCACCAGACTCTCCCGCACAATTTGATCAAGGCTGCTTTTTTTCCTGGCTATACCCAAAACTCTCGGCCCAAAGGCTACATTATCGTAAATGCTCTGGGGAAACGGATTGGGCCGTTGAAACACCATGCCCACGCGCTGGCGTAACTCTACTACATCCACGTCCGGATCGTAAATATTCTTCCCGTCCAGGGTAATTTCTCCCTGGGCCTGGGTATTGCTGATGGTCTCGTTCATCCGGTTGATGGAGCGCAAAAAGGTGGATTTGCCGCAGCCCGAAGGGCCAATCAAGGCTGTAATCTGTTTTTCGGCAATGGCCATATTCAGGTCAATCAGCGCGTGAAAATTGCCGTAAAAGAAATTAAAATTGTTGACCTCAATTTTGTGATTCATTAGCCAAACCGTCCGGTAATGTAATCCTCGGTGCGCTGGTCTTGAGGCGTGGAAAAGAGTTTAGTGGCCTCGTCCGTCTCAATCAATTCACCGTCCAGTAAAAAAGCGGCGCGGTCGGCTACCCGGGCGGCCTGCTGCACGCTGTGCGGCACAAAAATAATGGTATACTGCTGCTTGAGTTCCTGTAACGATTCTTCAACCACATTGGTTGAAAGCGGGTCCAGCCCGGAAGTGGGGTTATCCAGGGCAATCACCTCTGGCTCCAGGGCCAGGCTGCGGGCCAAACATAACCGCTGCTGCTGACCGCCGGATAGGTCAAAGGCCGACTCGTCCAGCCGGTCTTTCACCTCGTCCCACAGGGCCGCCTGCCTCAACGATCGTTCAACGCGCTCTTCCAACTTGACCACGTTCCGCATGCCCGCCATCTTCAAACCATAGGTCAGGTTATCGCGGATACTGCCGGGCAGCGGCGTGGGAATGGCAAACACCATGCTGATGCGGCGGCGCAGGTCGGTTACATCCGTGCCGCGCTCAAAAATGTCTCGCTGGTTAAACAGAACAGAACCCTGGCGTTGGGTATTTTCGGTTAAATCGGAGAGGCGATTCAGCAGGCGCAGCAGCGTGCTTTTGCCGCTGCGGGAAGGGCCAAACAAAACAAAGATCTCTTTAGCCGGAATGTCAAACGAAATATTTCTCAGGGCTTCAGTGCCGTCGGCATAGGTAAAGAAAAGATTTTGGATAGAGATTTTTGGTTTGGTCATTATTTTATGGTGTGGTTGTTTTTAACGTTATTGTTTGCTGCTTCATTTTTATTTACCATCTTCGTCGCCGCCGCATGCCGGTGCGGAACACAGTAGCCACAAAGGTCAGCGACAAAACAATCATCAATAATACCAGGGCCGTGCCGTATTGAATTTGCAGAGGCATGCCCGGCACCTGGGTGGAGATAACGTAGAGATGGTAGGGGAGGGCCATGGTTTGGTCAAAAATTGAACGGGGCAAGTCGGGTAAGTAAAAGGCGGCTACGGTAAAAAGGATGGGGGCAGTTTCTCCCGCCGCCCGGCCCAATCCCAGGATGATGCCGGTGATAATACCGGGCAGGGCGTGCGGCAAAACCTGGTAACGAATGGTCTGCCAGCGGGTGGCCCCCAGGCTCAAACTGACCAGCCGGAAGCGCTGCGGCACGGCCAGAATGGCTTCCTCGGCGGTGCTGATGACCACCGGCAGGGTCATAATGCCCAGGGTTAACGATCCGGCCAAAATGGACGTGCCAAAGTTCATAAACAGCACAAACGCCCCCAGCCCAAACAGCCCGTAAACAATAGACGGAATACCGGCCAGGTTAACAATTGCCAGCCGCACGTAACGAGTCAGACGATTGTCGCTGGCGTATTCGGCCAGGTAAATAGCCGCGCCAATAGCCAGCGGCACGGAAACAAGGGTAGTACCAAAGGTCAGGATGACCGTGCCCAACACGGCGGGCATAATGCCGCCTGCGCGCATCCCGTTGTAGGGCGGCTGGGTAAGAAACTCCCAACTGATGGCCCCCATGCCTTCGTAAATAATGTAGAGAATAACGGCGATGATGGGGATGACCACCAGGGCGGCCACCGTGGTGATAAGGCCCACGGCGATTCTTTGGGTGTGTTGTCGTTTCATAACTGTCCCCCTGTGCGACGGGGTTTCTGGCTGCCTACCAGGCGGCCGGCCAGGGAATTGATGCCGGCTGTAATCAGAAAAAGAATAATGCCGATGCCAAAGAGCACATTGTAATGTAGGCTGCCCTGGGCCACCTCGCCCATTTCGGCGGCAATGGTGGCGGTCATGGTGCGTACGGGCTGGAAGAACATGCCCAGGCCAAAGGGGGGCACGTTGGCCGCGTTGCCGGTAACCATCATCACGGCCATGGTTTCGCCAATGGCCCGGCCCACGCCCAGCATCACAGCGATGACCAGCCCGCTCCGGGCTGCAGGCAGCACCACGCGCCAAATAGTCTGCCACTGGGTTGCGCCGATAGCCAGCGCGCCGTCCCGATATTCTTTGGGCACGGCGTAGAGCGCGTCTTCGGAGATGCTGATGATGGTGGGTAGGGCCATGTAAGCCAGAATGAGCGCGCCGGTAAAGGCCGTGAGGCCGGTGGGCGCGCCCATGCGCTGGACCAAGGGGGCCAGCGCCACCCAGCCTAAAAAGCCCAGGACAATGGACGGGATACCGGCCAGGACCTCGATGAGCGGCTTCAAAACTTCTCGCAGCCACAGCGGCGCAATCTCGCCCAGGTAAATGGCCGTCGTCAGGCCCAGGGGCACGGCAATAATTACCGCGCCTATGGTTACCAGGATAGAGCCAAACAGCAGCGGCCAAACGCCAAACATATTTTCAATGGGATACCAGCGGCTGCCAAACAGTTGGCGCAGGGGGATGTCGAGAAAAGCCGGTAAACCTTCACGTAGCAGAAAAAGAAAGATCAGGCCCACAATAAAAATGGCCGATACACCGGAGATGCGGATAAGATTTTCAATAAAGATTTCGCCCCAACGGATGCGCGTCAATTTTCTCAGCCAGGGAAGACGTGATGGTTTTAAGGGTTGTGGCGTGTCTATGGTGGTGGTCATTTATTGCTCCTGAGGGAGCGGCACGAAGCCAAGTTCGCGGACAATTTGCTGTCCTTCCGGCCCCCTGATCCACTTGATATAGTCGGTAATGGCGCCGGTGGGTTCACCGGCGGTGTACATATACAGCCCGCGGGCAATGGGATAGCTGCCGTCGGCGCCGGTTTCAACAGAAGGTAGTACGTAGGGTGAGGCGTTATCTTTGGCTACAGCAATCATCTTTTCATGTTCGGTTACGTACCCCAGCCCATCGTAGCCAATGGCGTTGGGATTGCGCTGAATCTCGCTGGTGATGCCCACCGACGAGGGCATGAGCAATGTTTGGGGGGCAAAGATGTCTTTGTTTTCCTTTTCGCCTTTACGCACCACTTCTTCCAAAAAATAAACGTGCGTGCCGGAGTTGGTTTCTCGGGAGAGGAGAATGATAGGAGCGTTGTTTCCGCCCACTTCTTGCCAGTTGGTGATGCGTCCGGTGAAGATGTCGGCTAACTGGTCAATGGTCAGTTTATCCACAGGGTTATCGGGATGCACTACTATGGCCAGGGCGTCAATGGCTACGGTGATTTCTACGGGGTCAATGCCGTTGGCCTGGGCTTCGCCAATCTCATCGTCTTTCATTGTGCGGGAGGCATTGGCGATGTCCACCGTGCCGTTGATGAGCGAGGCAATGCCGGTGCCTGAGCCTCCCCCGGTTACGGCAATAGATACAGGCGGTTCAATTTCCCGGTACCGTTCCGCCCAGGCCAGGGCCAGATTGACCAGGGTGTCGGAGCCTTTGTTTTGGATGGCCCGTTCTGTGCCGGCAGAATCTGGGGGGGCGGCGTTGACCTCTTCTACCCTGCCGCAGCCGGTTAAAGCAATCAGGGCAATGGAGAGGATAATGCAGGCAATAGCCAGAGTCTGGAAATTATCATTTCTCATTCCTGCTTGACCTTTTTTAGTTTTTTCTCGTTTCATGTGCGGGGGCTATTTTAGCATGCGAGGGGTAAAACCAAAAACCTTAACCTCCCAAATATAAAGAAATTGCTCATTCAATTGTTGCATCCGGGGGTAAATACGTTGGACGGTTTGTATGGTTATTCTCCTGAAAATAGAAGCGGGGTAGAAGACGCACAAGGACAAGGTTCTTTAGGATTTGACGTGGCGATGCCCTATCCGTAGGGGTGTTCGGCTGATCGCCCCTACCAGATATACGGTCTGTCTCAAGATTATTGGTAAAGCCAGACGCGCAACATTGAAAACAGCCGATCAACATCAATCGGTTTGGGAAGATAATCATTAGCCCCGGCAGCCAGGCACTTTTCCCGGTCGCCCTTCATCGCCTTGGCGGTGAGGGCTAAAATGGGTAAGGTTCTGAATTGTGGCTGGGCCCGGATGCGCTTGGTGGTTTCGTAACCATCCATCACCGGCATCATAATGTCCATCAAAACCAGATTAACCGGTTCTTCGGCCAGTAAGTCCAGGGCTTTTTGCCCATTCTGCGCAATTTTGACGATGAGGCCCTTATCTGATAATAGCTTTGATAAGGCGAATGAATTGCGCATATCGTCATCCACAATTAAAACCCTTTTATCCTTAAGCACCCCATCTTCGTTATACAACTGTTTGATGGTTTGTTGCTTATCTTTGGGCATCTCGGCCACCACTCGGTGCAGAAATAGGGCCGTTTCATCCACCAGTCGCTCCGGTGACATGACCCCCTTCACAATCACCCGATCGGCATATTTCATCAATTCAATATTTTCTTCCGGGGTTAAGTCTCGGCCGGTATAAACAATCACCGGACACTTGGTAATAGTCTCATTGATTTTGATTTTGTTCAAGACTTCAAATCCGGACATATCGGGCAGGTTCAAATCCAGGATCATACAATCAAAGTGTTGCGTTTGCAGCAAGTCAAGGGCTTGCCGGCCTTTTTCGGCCTCGCTGATTTTTACATCGCTGCCATTCAGGAGCTTCTTAATGCTGCGCCTGGAGTTGGCGTCATCCTCCACCAAGAGCAGGGTTCTGATCTCTTTGGAGATGAAATGTTCAATCTCTTGAAAGGCTTTATCTAAATCTTCCCGGCTGGTCGGTTTGGTCAGATAACCCATGGCCCCTTTTCGATAAGCATCCAAAGCCTCTTCCTCTACCGACATGATATGCACCGGGATATGGCGGGTAGCAGGATTATTTTTCAAGGTGCCCAAGACCTCCCAACCACTGATGTCGGGCAAATTGAGGTCAAGAATAATGGCCGCAGGTTGGTAGGTATTGACCAACTCTAGCCCGGTCTTGCCGTCTCCGGCCACAAGACATTTGAACGCCTTGCCGTGGGCATAATCTACCATGATTTTGGCAAACTTTGGGTCATCTTCAATGATGAGCAAGATTTTGTCATCATCGCCCAGTTTGTCCCGGTCGTCCAGGAGTAAGGAGTGGGGAGCAGGCCGAGGGTCGGGCTGAGGATCGAGCCGAAGATCGGGAGGGGAAGAAATTGGTTTTGGCTCCTCGGTTTTTGGTTTCGTCACTTTTTGCCCCGGTGTTTCTGTTGTCTCTTTGTTCTCATCTGCTTGTCTTTCGATAGGTAAATACAAGGTGAAAGTGCTGCCCCGGCCCGGTTCACTTTCCACATCAATTTGCCCACCGAGTTTGTCGGCTAACTCTCTGGAAATGGACAGGCCCAGGCCGGTGCCGCCATACAGCCGGCTGGTGCTGCCGTCGGCTTGTTGAAAGGCTTCAAAGATAATTTTTTGCTGTTCGGACGTCATGCCAATGCCGGTATCGGCCACACTGATGGCAATGGCCTGGCCGGGGTCCAGGTCACACCGGGATAAATCTGTTTTATGATCCGGGCGATAGATATTCAGGCTGACGCTACCCTGGCCGGTAAACTTAAAGGCATTGGAGAGCAGATTTTTGACAATTTGTTTGACCCGCTGCGGGTCGGTGTTGATTTTCTCCGGCAGGTCGTCGGCCAGGGAGATGCGCAGAGCCACACCTTTTTCTTCGGCCATGTGCTCAAATTGGATGCGGGTGTCTGCAACCAGGTCGGTTAAAGGCATAGGTGCAAAGTTAAAAATCATCTGGCCGGCTTCTACTTTGGACAGGTCCAGAATGTCGTTAATGAGGTTCAACAGGTCTATCCCCCCACTGTAGATAATCTGGGCGGATTCAACTTGATCTTGAGTAAGATTGCCTTTTTCATTATCGGCCAGCATGCGGGCCAGAATGAGCGAACTGTTTAAAGGCGTGCGCAACTCGTGGGACATATTGGCCAGAAACTCGGATTTGTACTTGCTGGCCAGAGCCAATTCCTCAGCCTTGGCGGCAAGTTCTTGTTGAGCCACTTTTAATTCCTGGTTGTGTTTATCCAAGATGAGTTGTTTCTCGCGTAAAGCCTCGCTACTTTCCTCTAAAGCGGCGGCTTTCTCTTCCAATTGGGTATTGGTGGCCTCCAGTTCTGCTTGTTTCTCTTTCAATTTGGCCTCCGAGACTCTCAAACTCTTGGTTTGAGATTCCAGTTCCTCATTGGCCACCCGCAATTCCTCGCCTTGCGCTTGCAGTTCCTCGGCTTGTTGTTGCGTTTCGGCTAACAATTCGTTAATCCGGGTGCGGGCCTGGGCGGTGTTCAAAGCAATGGCAATGTTAGCCAGCGTGGTTTCAATAAATTCCAGTTGAGCCGGGGTAAATTCGGTCAATGCGCCAATCTCTACCACGCCGACCACCTGTTCATTGTAGACGGAAGGTGCCACCAGGAGATTCCGGGGGGGCATCTCGCCCAGGCTGGATGTAACCGCGATGTAGTTATCCGCCACATCGCTGATGACGATAGGCTGTTTTTCTAAGGCGGCCTGTCCAACCAAGCTTTCGCCGATTTGGAATTGAGCGGGTCGTTTCTTGGGCCGGGTGTAGGCATAACTGCCCGCCAGTTTGAGTAGATTGTCTTCCAGCACGTATAATGTCCCCACCGGCGCTTTGATGTATTTGCATAATTGCTGGATAACGTTGTTCGCCAGCATGGAAAC
This genomic interval carries:
- a CDS encoding response regulator encodes the protein MEQLEKIKTRLMPGLAKALARIAELEAELKQRVEERTAELQREIVEHKRLEEALTKERDLLRTLIDAVPDRIYAKDTESRFITCNKALIERMGKSSAAEIVGQSDFDLVPKELAERTYADEQMIIQSGQPVINREEPLKFKDGKITRWNLASKVPLRDSQGNIIGIVGLGREITEFKQAKIKIEQNALQLRAAAEVSRATTSILNLDELLPQAVELIRSHFDLYYTGLFLVDQSGEMLVLRAGTGEAGRKMIEANHKLKVDGQSMVGWCVTHKEARLELEGDKDAVRYKNPLLPGTRSELVLPLISRGEAIGAMTVQSEQESAFSEDDITILQTLADQLTNAIENARLFRQVQQRAIELAQAKEAAEKAKTEAEAANQTLAAKVWQNTGQALLNEKMQGEQDVSMLANNVIQQLCKYIKAPVGTLYVLEDNLLKLAGSYAYTRPKKRPAQFQIGESLVGQAALEKQPIVISDVADNYIAVTSSLGEMPPRNLLVAPSVYNEQVVGVVEIGALTEFTPAQLEFIETTLANIAIALNTAQARTRINELLAETQQQAEELQAQGEELRVANEELESQTKSLRVSEAKLKEKQAELEATNTQLEEKAAALEESSEALREKQLILDKHNQELKVAQQELAAKAEELALASKYKSEFLANMSHELRTPLNSSLILARMLADNEKGNLTQDQVESAQIIYSGGIDLLNLINDILDLSKVEAGQMIFNFAPMPLTDLVADTRIQFEHMAEEKGVALRISLADDLPEKINTDPQRVKQIVKNLLSNAFKFTGQGSVSLNIYRPDHKTDLSRCDLDPGQAIAISVADTGIGMTSEQQKIIFEAFQQADGSTSRLYGGTGLGLSISRELADKLGGQIDVESEPGRGSTFTLYLPIERQADENKETTETPGQKVTKPKTEEPKPISSPPDLRLDPQPDPRPAPHSLLLDDRDKLGDDDKILLIIEDDPKFAKIMVDYAHGKAFKCLVAGDGKTGLELVNTYQPAAIILDLNLPDISGWEVLGTLKNNPATRHIPVHIMSVEEEALDAYRKGAMGYLTKPTSREDLDKAFQEIEHFISKEIRTLLLVEDDANSRRSIKKLLNGSDVKISEAEKGRQALDLLQTQHFDCMILDLNLPDMSGFEVLNKIKINETITKCPVIVYTGRDLTPEENIELMKYADRVIVKGVMSPERLVDETALFLHRVVAEMPKDKQQTIKQLYNEDGVLKDKRVLIVDDDMRNSFALSKLLSDKGLIVKIAQNGQKALDLLAEEPVNLVLMDIMMPVMDGYETTKRIRAQPQFRTLPILALTAKAMKGDREKCLAAGANDYLPKPIDVDRLFSMLRVWLYQ
- a CDS encoding response regulator transcription factor, which encodes MPDDNNAISILIVEDDETLLETLTYNLEREGYTVFTAMDGSAGLEVARAQLPDLLILDVMLPELDGLSVCRILRREMDVPIIMLTARSSEVDKIIGLDSGADDYITKPFSLGEFLARVRAALRRKPKSATPDQLQSGDISLDLVGRRVYKGDAELNLSHKEFDLLAELMRNQGLVLSRDLLLTKVWGYDYIGESRTVDVHVRWLREKIEDEPSNPKRITTVRSVGYRFEG
- a CDS encoding phosphate ABC transporter ATP-binding protein translates to MTKPKISIQNLFFTYADGTEALRNISFDIPAKEIFVLFGPSRSGKSTLLRLLNRLSDLTENTQRQGSVLFNQRDIFERGTDVTDLRRRISMVFAIPTPLPGSIRDNLTYGLKMAGMRNVVKLEERVERSLRQAALWDEVKDRLDESAFDLSGGQQQRLCLARSLALEPEVIALDNPTSGLDPLSTNVVEESLQELKQQYTIIFVPHSVQQAARVADRAAFLLDGELIETDEATKLFSTPQDQRTEDYITGRFG
- a CDS encoding PAS domain S-box protein, which translates into the protein AVAVDPAVAVDPAVAVDPAVAVDPAVAVEYVPAVEPASAPAATIGRQPTTEITSPQPAQPEEYRAIFEAIGDGVIVSDTSGRVRLVNKSAERILGHTRQELVGQPIGTIYGQIDSGETIENLVVAFSRRNQPLPTFAEKDDRAIQGRLIPWRNAQSEWLGIIAVFRDITPEVKADRARDDFVIALSHELRAPLTTIKGYTELITQGALGEYSPEQLRIQRQVLSSAEQMVEVLDNAIQITTERRHRPMARFEEVDVAKLINEALREIAPLAEVRNLNLIREIRSELPLIAADRRHLRIILDNLLSNACRFTPRGGRVTLRVWVAEPERKYPYPHLILSVADNGVGIPKEEFDRIFKPFYQLVPKDLDEQSGMGMGLAVVKELVELHHGRVWVESTVGVGSMFQVALPISQEY
- a CDS encoding PstS family phosphate ABC transporter substrate-binding protein, producing the protein MKREKTKKGQAGMRNDNFQTLAIACIILSIALIALTGCGRVEEVNAAPPDSAGTERAIQNKGSDTLVNLALAWAERYREIEPPVSIAVTGGGSGTGIASLINGTVDIANASRTMKDDEIGEAQANGIDPVEITVAIDALAIVVHPDNPVDKLTIDQLADIFTGRITNWQEVGGNNAPIILLSRETNSGTHVYFLEEVVRKGEKENKDIFAPQTLLMPSSVGITSEIQRNPNAIGYDGLGYVTEHEKMIAVAKDNASPYVLPSVETGADGSYPIARGLYMYTAGEPTGAITDYIKWIRGPEGQQIVRELGFVPLPQEQ
- a CDS encoding phosphate ABC transporter ATP-binding protein translates to MNHKIEVNNFNFFYGNFHALIDLNMAIAEKQITALIGPSGCGKSTFLRSINRMNETISNTQAQGEITLDGKNIYDPDVDVVELRQRVGMVFQRPNPFPQSIYDNVAFGPRVLGIARKKSSLDQIVRESLVGAVLWDEVKHRLDAPAQGLNPGQQQRLCIARTIAVKPEVILMDEPCSALDPVATLHIEDLMRRLAKTYTIVIVTHNMQQAARASDWTGFFWLGELVEFNKTAQLFRAPQKELTEAYITGRRG
- the pstA gene encoding phosphate ABC transporter permease PstA, with amino-acid sequence MKRQHTQRIAVGLITTVAALVVIPIIAVILYIIYEGMGAISWEFLTQPPYNGMRAGGIMPAVLGTVILTFGTTLVSVPLAIGAAIYLAEYASDNRLTRYVRLAIVNLAGIPSIVYGLFGLGAFVLFMNFGTSILAGSLTLGIMTLPVVISTAEEAILAVPQRFRLVSLSLGATRWQTIRYQVLPHALPGIITGIILGLGRAAGETAPILFTVAAFYLPDLPRSIFDQTMALPYHLYVISTQVPGMPLQIQYGTALVLLMIVLSLTFVATVFRTGMRRRRRW
- the pstC gene encoding phosphate ABC transporter permease subunit PstC, coding for MTTTIDTPQPLKPSRLPWLRKLTRIRWGEIFIENLIRISGVSAIFIVGLIFLFLLREGLPAFLDIPLRQLFGSRWYPIENMFGVWPLLFGSILVTIGAVIIAVPLGLTTAIYLGEIAPLWLREVLKPLIEVLAGIPSIVLGFLGWVALAPLVQRMGAPTGLTAFTGALILAYMALPTIISISEDALYAVPKEYRDGALAIGATQWQTIWRVVLPAARSGLVIAVMLGVGRAIGETMAVMMVTGNAANVPPFGLGMFFQPVRTMTATIAAEMGEVAQGSLHYNVLFGIGIILFLITAGINSLAGRLVGSQKPRRTGGQL